The DNA window TGTTTTCATGAGATGTCTCAAGTGCTTCCTTATTTTCACATTGTAATAATGATCCAGCAGATCATTACGCTTTTCAACTTAGTTGATGAATATATACCTGAAAGATTCTTTACTTCTATCTGAtaagattaaaaataaaaacttgcaaacataaataaaagaaaaaaaatggtaacTGTGAAGAACGAAGACTTCTCAATATCTTGTAGCGACTGTGATCTGAAGTCATTTTCTGTCTGTAGTCATGTGTTGTAGTTGGCAGCTGCCTGCAAGATATGAGATAGGCATTTATATCTGGCTAGCTCATTGTAGCATACTGAATCATTTTCTGATATGCTTACATTTGATGAATTATTGTGTTGAAGTTTTGTTAACAATGAATTGTGGAAGTCAAATTTTTTtctccataaatgcattctaTAAGTTTTATAGATTCTCCTAGCACTTAATAATGCCATTTACAGGAAGTCAAAATTGTACAAGCTGCCCATCATGATAGTGGAATTAGATATAAACATGTAATGAATGTTCCAAGGCGTGGTGACCAAGTGGTGGAAATTTGGAGGGTGTCATGGGTATTTAGTAGAGCTGTTTTTCCCTTCTCTGAGTTGTACGTTTACTTGCTCTTTTCCTTGCAAAAGTTAGACATAACCTTAATTTTTTGAATCATGTGATATATTGCTCAGCAAATGATTattaatcaagataaaagagGAAGTTTATGGCCGACTGGGCAGAATTATTGGTTAGAACATGAGACGTAATCTCTATTTTTCTTTGTTCTGGGTTGTGAGCTTAACATCCCGTGCTAGCTTCTCATGAGGCTATTAGCCAACTAGTACTACAGAACATGAGTTTTGCCAAGTTAACTTTAGAAGATAAACAAGGTGTTTTGCTATCCAAAATGGCTTGTTAATCTTGTTCCCCTTTTCACAGTCTCTGAGCTTCAATTCAAAGGGTAACTGCTTTGAAGCTCACTGTTCTTTGTAGTAGATTTAGGTTCACCATATGCAGAAGGCAAGTATGGATTGCATGTGCAGAAGCATTTTGGCAGTTCTGGTCTCTGCTGCTGGATTGCCGCTGCCATCAGCGCATTATTCACTGCTATAGTTGCCATCCATCAATGGCATTTGTCCCACCGCTACCATCATTATATTAAGTTACTCGTGCccgaatttttttaaattaatctCTTCATTTGCTTGATTTGAAAAGTTTTGAATATAACGTGTCATGTAAGTGGTGAATTTCAACTTTCAGACCACAATTGAAATAATTGAGGCTAcagaatgcaaaagaaaaagattgagtTCCTTTTCAATCTCTCTATGTAGACTCTTATGTTTGTATCCCAGAATATGGTAAATCTATAATTCCTTTCCTTTtactccaatcaaatggtggCTTTtgctaacattttttttttttggggcctTTTAATGgtctatgtttttttttattcattagTCATCTAAAGATCAATGGTTCTTGAATGAAGAGATGgcgtgaaaaaaaaaatgggaataAGCTgggagaaggagaaagaaggaaagaaagaagacaaaggaAAATCAAAATTAAGATTACGAAGGAGATTTATTATAATTAACCCTCACTTAAAATATTAGAATCCCATCTCAACTAGTTGGAAGAAAGAATGTCAGACAAAAATTACCTGTCTCACAGGAATGAGCTTTCTATCTACCATTCTGCTGAAACAAATtaatccgtttggattagctgttttttaggggtatttttgaaatattttattttattgtaaCAATGtagttgaaaaacttttactgtagatgagGTTATTTTTTAggttattttttgtatttttggtgttttttaaggttatttttttatgtttttggtattttttaaGTTGTCTTTGGTATTTttgatattatttttatttgtgtattactgtagcattgtaattgaaaaacttgtttttcaaaaaatgatcAATCCAAATAGATTGAAGAATTAACTGAAGCTTGAGGTGTAATCTACAAGAGTTGGTATTTACTGCAAGTTTAGACTTGgcatttgaaaaataataaaattaaatcccTCTCGAAGTGGATCTTTGAAGATATCCTGGCTTGTTATTCAAAGAATCAAAAGGTTTCTACTGAATTTCTACTTTCCGTTTGTACTCAGAACAGCCAAAGTACCGTGGAACCTGAAAGGATCTCTTTTGATTCGTAAAGTACTATAGGGTGGGGGAAAAAATAACATGGACGCATCGTTGCTCTCGTTGAGAGTCGAACTCAAGACCTCCCGCTTACTAAACGGGTGCTCTAACCAACTGAGCTACGAGAGCTTGTTGCTGATGCCTTCGCGTTCTTATAATGGTAGTAGAATACAAGAAATTCGTATATCCAACCAAATAGTGATCAATTAAGTAAAagataaattttcatttttacaaCAAGTGaatcttttattttaataaataattgaaCTCTTTTAATTTATACTTCGAACTAGGGTCAATACTAAAATTCAAACTTCAACTAAATAAATTATCTTCTTTAAAAATTGGACACCATGCCAGCTTATGAGCACTAGTACAAATTACTCAGTACCATATCAGATGGACATTTAAAATTCTAAATGGACAAGATGtgctaaatttttttaaaaaaataaaaataaaacttggTTACTTTGCTTATGAATtcattgcttttcttttttattttaagtactTTTTATGTATCTTAAATTTTGTGATGGTAGACATACTTGACAAAGACTAAAAGCTCATAGCAGTTAAAAATTTGAAGTCCTTAGCACTGAAAAAATTCATATTACATCAATTCATATGTTCTTTAAACCTCATTAAACTgcagttagataaacattttctttgttttaaatTTAATCATAACATTTCCTTATATATAGATAGTTCAAACCATGATattataaaacagaaaaaaaatttactttgtTTTTTAATCATGCTAATTAGTGGTAGTTTGTACTGGTTATCCTCACTGTCCATTaaatcatttcttttctttgtcttGTGTCATAAAGACACATGCAAATAAAGAATTTggcattatatttttaaacttttgtctcatcttgaaatttttctTCATGAGAAACATATTCTGATTCCTGAAGTTGTGATTGAGACAGTTTTTGAACTCTGGCAATCTAAATTGAAGATAACATTTCGATGTCCAATTACGCAATTATTCATGGGATTAGTAGTTAATTCGTAAAATTATATGTTTTGCAAGTGCATGGCCAAAATAGCCTTTATGTATTTCTTTAGCTAATTAACTCCTCCGAATCTTAGGACCATGAAAAGCTAGGGTTAATTGCACTTGACCCTCGTCAATATTACCCAAGTTGCACGTTACCCTCTTGAATTTTTTCAGGGGATTAAACTATTTCTACAaacttcattattttttcttttctttcctattcgtttttttcaaaattttcatctcttccctcttatttttctttttcctttcatcCTTTTTCAACACTACAATATTATATTTAGTGCACTCATTGTTAAAATTTGTATAgcgtattttaataaaattttatagaGTTTTAGTTACTTAGATGCACTAATTgtgattttttaataaatagtgcatttaaaaataaaaagctaCCACCAACTTTATCATTTTAGCTTGTTTAACTTTATACTTTTAGATATAGTTAATTTCCAATTTTAATAATCCATAAGAAGTATTGAATCATATAGTCTATATGCTGTGCAATTTAACACGCATATATTTTGTTATTGTATAGAGTTGATGATGAATTATTAAAAGTGAAATGTAACAAATACACAAATGGGAGTGGGGAAGGGATGAGTTTGATGGTATGTagggagggagtgtaagtgagaggtttCGGGTTCGAGACCTTCcacttatataaaaaaaaactataataggagaaaatattttaaaagaaaattaaaatatttagcataaatattttattaacAGAGAGACAAAAGTGCCTAATAGTGTTAGAGAGCAAGGaaatagaaaaaatttaaaaaaggaaaaggaaaagtgaaaaacaaaaaaaaaagtaaaaataaaaataattaagatGGCAGTGATGATTTTGTCCAAATACATCATGAGAGGGTTAAGCGCCTACAAAGCAAGTTGAAACTCGAATAATAGTTGGAGAGGGTTTAGTACAACTATCataaaaaaattggattaattATAATAACCACCAATGAGGTTTCGTCAAATTATAGATTAGGCCCTAATGTTTGATGATATTGCGAAAAGCTCCTCTATCCTGAGAGATGTGTAACAAATACGCCTAACGTTGACTACCATATTCTAATGACATCAGCAAGATTATTCTCCCAAAAGTCCCGAAATACCCCAAACGTTGgactttctcttttttccctaCTAATCCTCAACAGCCAAACAATTCCAGTATCGCTGTAAAAAACGTAGGTGTATCACTAAAGTAAATCATTACTCCGACCATATTTATAACCTCAAAAGTATTGAAGTGtaggaaaattaataatatcaaatCTAGTCAGCTAAACATTCTTAGTATTCTATATCTTTTTATTCTTGAAAGCACAAATACGgtcttctttcttctcccctCAAGATCTTCTTAATCTTTTTTGATTGCTTATTCACAGTTCTTCTATATTTTCCTCAAATTCTCACAATGAAAGTCGTTACACGGACAAAATTGAACAATGAGATATACTTGAACAAATAGACATGGGGCTCTTAGACATTAGTTGCATTGGCAATAAGATGATATGAATAAAAGTTTGTTGTGTTTTACATTGTAAAGGGCGATGGTGGGCGGTTTAGAGTGGAAAAGTAATGGCCCAAAGACAATCCATTGAGGTTTAGGCAAAGGAATGAAGGCATTTTTGATAAATAATTCTTAAATGAGAGGGAAGAACAAAGAGATTTAAGGCTTGGAACAGATAGAGGATTAGGGAGAATTGTTGAGGAAAGAGTTTGGAAGAGAGAAAACGAacaacaagaaaattgagagggGTTACCAATAGTGGCGAGTGCTTTTATTCCaaattttgcttcttttcttttgctaatttttggagattttggcAAAAATAGTCTTTTTCTAGATTTCCACCTTTTTATTCCCTTATTTGATCTCTTGTTAGTTTTGTGATGATTGTGGACGATTTTCCTCAGTCACAGTACTTGATTTCACAAATATATTATTTATGCTTCTAAACTTTTTTAATGTTAATATTGTGATCTTTAACAGGAAAAATTGAGCTTTTCGTACAAAGGGTACTTCTATAATTTCATTGGTTCCGTTTGTTGGGCTTAGGCGTTGTTAGTGATAGGGGGCTAACAGTAATATAACTAAACCACAAGGCTTGATTTGTATTATGGACAAATCTCAAGGAAGGCAGATATATAATTAACCCAGAAAAACTAGGACAAAAGTCAAATAGTTATCAaattgtttggataagagtttatttggatgatttatttgagatatttactgtagcattttttgtgatgtgatgtgtgtgagataaaaaggtgattgggaaaataaaaaagtgattgggatttgtgaggcaaaatttttttttccaaattctctctatccaaacaaacttatTGCTCACATCaaaatgcatgatgccattaaGATCAAATTACATTTTTCAAAGCAAAACGACTTAAATTAGAATTCTTAGACTATGAAGTTAATATATGCTATTCAAATGACTAGCATTCACTTTCATGTGTGACTATCTTTTTGAATAATGTTCCAAAATTACCTAAGACCTCGGCAATTGCATTAAAGGCTCTTGATAATGCATAGGATGTACTATAAAATTCCTTCTAGATTTAACGAGGATAAACTTAAGAGAACCTTTACCTCCATTCTAGCAATTCCATATATTGGATCACTAAGTAATAAATAACTCATGAATCAGTATCTTGgatctttatttttctttttcatatatatatatatatatatatatatatatatattaatgtaaGTGAGAGGTGTTGAAGTACAAGTGATAAGTGGGAGGTCTCAAACTCGAGAGATATTTGATTCGAGATTTCCTATTTACTATTTACACTTTGGCACTTTTTACTTATATTCTCTTTCTTCAATACCAACAACTCATCCTTTCTCCTTTCAAAATTACTATATTGAACATATTATTGTTATCTTAGAGAAGCCAAATGATATGATTGAAAATTTTAGAAActtcttaccaaaaaaaaaaaaaacagaaaattttagAAACTGATACGAAACCAAAAGGTTTGATGGTGTAAAACGCAAATAAGATGCTCTGTTTCTAGAAGCGCCTGATCTGCATCTCTATATATACCCGACTTCACTGTCAAGCCCCCACTTTCCTGCCCCCGCTTTCCTGTTCACCTGAATAAACTTTCACTTTGTAAAATGCTCTTACAATGTGAGAGCTAAGGGGACTTCCGAGGCCCCATTTCGATttttcagtcaattttgccTTCCTTTTTTAAAATTGAAACCTAGCTCTCATTCGTCCTCAAAAATCCCCAATTTTATTTCATGAATCAAAGTTGAGCCGCCTACATACTTTCAAAATAGCGCAAAATTTTTATCAACCCAAAACCCAGAAGAATCCATCCCTTCTGAACCATACAAAGTTCGAAACTTTAAGGTCAGATCTATTTCTTGTTGCATGTTTTTCAATTCCAGCCCTtagtttaacttgatttctgtaTTTTTGTGAGGTTCTATTTTCTGGGTTCTGTTCGATTTTGTTGATAAGGACTTGTTTGGATTTGTTATTTTGTTGATGTTTGCAGATTTAGGGTCTTGGGTTTGTTGTACTGGGTTTTGTGGGTTTTGGCAATTTCCTGCAAATTTGATGAGAAAATGACCGTGTTGCCCAGCCATGATTCAATTCATATAAGGGAAGTTTGGAATGACAACCTTGAGGATGAGTTTGCACTGATCAGGGAAATTGTTGATGATTACCCTTATATAGCTATGGATACTGAGTTTCCGGGCGTTGTTCTTCGTCCTTTAGGGGATTATAAGAACTTCactgattttcattttaaaacCTTGAAGGCTAATGTGGACCTTCTCAAGTTGATTCAGTTGGGCCTCACGTTTTCTGATGAGAAAGGAAATCTTCCCACCTGTGGAACTGGTAAGTACTGCGTCTGGCAATTCAATTTCCGGGAGTTTAATCCCAATGAGGATGTCTATGCTCATGACTCCATCGAGCTTCTGAGGCGAAGTGGATTTGACTTCAAGAAGAATGTTGATAACGGTGTTGATGCTTATCGGTTCAGTGAGCTCCTGATGTCGTCTGGGATTGTGTTGAATGATAGTGTCAGCTGGGTTGCCTTTCACAGTGGATATGATTTTGGGTACTTGCTGAAGATCCTGACGTGCCAGAACCTGCCTGAAACTCAGGAGGGTTTTTTCAAATTGATCAAGATGTATTTTCCAACTGTTTATGATATCAAGCATATGATGAGGTTCTGCAATCACCTCCATGGTGGATTAAACAAGCTTGCTGAGCTGTTGGAAGTGGAAAGAGTTGGTATCTGCCATCAGGCTGGTTCAGATAGTTTGCTTACTTGTTGTACATTTATGAAGTTGAAAGAGAGTTTCTTTCATGGGACAACTGAGAAGTATGCAGGTGTATTGTATGGTCTTGGTGTTGACAATGGACCTAATAGTACTTGAAAGAAAAGAATATCAACTcataaataactaaataaaaagCTATTTTCTCGTGAATGGATGCCTACTCCTTTTGCTGTCCTCTGTGTGTTCTTATTTCATTATTCTTAGAAGACCAGTGTTCATCTTCATTGATagtcattttttctttctaattttgGTGTTCTTGGACACAGTTGACTTGAATAGGAATCCTTTCAAGTATTTTCCTTCGTAAAGCATGCCTCTGCATTCTTATGGTACTCCATTTGTCATTAGAAAAAGCCCAggaaaaaaacatgcaaaaactAAAAGCATGTGTGTTGTTTACCTGTAACGATATGAATACGGAAAGTTAAGCAGTGACAGAGATTATGTGAGCAGAAGGCCTAACTAGTTGCTCTTGTGTCTTAATTGTGCCTGATTGGCCTCTCATGTAGTCAGCAAAACCTGATGAAAAATACTAAACATGAATATGTGCCCCAAAGTATGTAATTGTCATTCTAGTCTGCCCACTACTGTCTAGGTTCTACGTTAGTGATCCTTATTAGAGTTTAGAATTTGATATGGGtattgcaaaattttcctcctTTTGAGCTTGGTTACTTCGTTAGGATCAGGTCATGGCTAGGGTTTCATTAATTTATGAAGATTCTGTAGATTATTTAAGAGATTTGGCGTGGTGGTGGATGCTACTATTCTTGTTAATTATTATCACCTGCAGCAAAGCGAAAGCTCTCTCTTTTACCAGATTTGCTGGAGCTCAAAAGAAGCTGATTTagaaaaagaatattttcttcCATCTCATTGGCCTTACAAGGATCAGCCCTCATTATGTCTTTGTACTCTGaagaattttcttatattatgTTCTTTTGGATAATCTTGCCATGTCATCATAATTTGATTTGTGAAAGATGGTCAACTATCTATAAACCTGGTGGCAAGTGAAATTCGCCAAGCCGGTTTCTTTTTTTGgtcatttaatttttctacCTATTAAGTTATGGATATAGAATTACTGCCGTCCCTCTCCCTCCCTCCATCTGTCTCACTCTCTTTAATGTACTTCTTCTTTTGATGTTGTTAATGCTAGTTACCGTATTTGTCAACTAGAAAATTTGAGAGCTTGCTTTCTTCCAGATGTTAATAATGGAGAAAGGTAAGGAAGCTAACATCATAATGTGCAACAGATGGCATTAGGGCTTTATTTTGTTCAGAGAGATATCGATTGAAAACAAGATAAACAACTAGAAATAAAGATGTATCGAAATAATTGCAATTGCCTTTAAACAGGTTCTGAGCCCATCTTGTTCTTTATGCTTAGAGTCACCTATGATTAATACAGGTGGAATTTATATTTTCTGAGATCTAAAATCAGAAATCTCTCAATCTTACGGGCTATGTAGTTCTCTTGTTAGCATGGGGGCAATTGTGCATTGTCCTTTGCTGAAAGAATAAAAAACGTAGGATATGACACATTTCCATGGAGGCTGAAGAGAAGAGAGACAAGGTAAAATGTGGAGGGCTTACATAGGCCCACAATAGTTGCAATCCACAAGTGTCTATGACATCGGAAAGTCGTGGGAGTGTCATGCTAGAAGTTCTTGCTTTTGCACAGGTTTGTTTAGATGTCAAGTACTGATAGCACTGTAGGTTTCTTCTCATAACCTAATTTTTCTGGATTTGCCAATTTGACCAGGCATATAAAGTTTCTCTGAACAAGATTACCGGTCTCACCTGTCACTCTGATCAGGTTAAGAGTCATTTACAAGATGGCTGACTCTTTGTTCTGAGGTGTGGATCAATGAATATGATGTTTGCAACTTTTGGTATTTTCTGTTTTTGAGGTTCATTAAGCATCATCTTTTCGTAGAATAGTATTCATTTAAGTGCCAGTTTTAGGTCGATTCATTAAGTTTGCATAATGAGACATGGGGAGGCACGGGGGAAGGCCAAGAATGGCAGGAAAAAAAATCCGCTTTTTGGTTTTGGTAATACAGGGCGAATAAATGTGCCATTGTGCTTAATTTGAGATTGTTTTTGCTACTTCTatgctctatttttttttcttctggaTAAATTTTTTTCTTACACACACAGTTGGGAACATGCTGAGAGATCTTTCTGACTTTGTAGCTTCCAAGTTACCATTTCCTTGAACAATAAATCAGGTTTGTCAGTtcaaatattataaaaattagCTTTTAATAATCATTTGGTTTTCTGGACATTAGGTTATCAcactttcttttctctttggaTTTGTCTTTCCATGCAGCTTTGTAGTTCCAAGTTTTCCCAACTTCTGGTGGATGTTTGCATCTCTTGCTGGTTGACAACGAGCTTGAGGAATCCACTAAAAGGTCCAAGCAGTATCTGTCTTGGTTTGATCAGATATACTTGACAAGCCACATTTTGGAATGTTTTTCTGGATCTTCATTTTTTATGTTGACAAGAGAGCAATCATTTGTCATTCTTGGTTAAACTTCAATTTGCATATTGGTGAGTGGTGGAATTTCAGGGGAGGCATATCTAGTTGTGCTCGTGACCTAAAGATGTGAAATATTTATTGCTTGTAATAACCCCTTATTAGCCAATCTTGGAGCCagaaaaatttaaagaaaaatgatagACATGGTTTTTCTTTGCAGAGATTGCAGTGCTAGCATTGTAAGATACTTAACAAGTTATGCAGAAGCGTCTAACCTGTGCTGAAAACAGATCCCATGGTACTTAAGATGATGCTGTTGCATGGACTTCTCATGCTATTTTGACCTCTAGTATTCTGATTTTACCTTTTTCCTCGTGTTTTCAGAATCTTACAAGTTATCCTTTTTCTATTCCAAGCTTTGATTACTTGGTTAAGCATGAAGTTAGTCTAAGGTTTGattacttcatgatttttatttttttccagaTGTGGAGTTGGGGTGGTATTTCAATTTGCTGCATCAAGGGGATAACTTTTCTCCACCAGTATTCCTTGATCTTTTGTCCATAATTTATCATCCTTTATTCTTCCCCCAAGCACCACTTGGCAGCCTCAGCTGCACTGTGGAGCTCAAAATATAGTGGACCTGTTTTAAGATGTGTTTTCTTCCGTTTCATTGACAATATGAGGACCAGTCATACTTGAATTTTAtatgaagaatttgaaaaaatttcttccttttaagCTGTTTGTGTTGACATTTCCACTTCATAACAATTTGATTTTGGAGTGATAGTAATATGCTTTGACAAGAGATGGTGCCTAGGTTTAGCATAAACCAGGTTGCAAGCAAAACTTGC is part of the Coffea eugenioides isolate CCC68of chromosome 6, Ceug_1.0, whole genome shotgun sequence genome and encodes:
- the LOC113775842 gene encoding probable CCR4-associated factor 1 homolog 7 — its product is MTVLPSHDSIHIREVWNDNLEDEFALIREIVDDYPYIAMDTEFPGVVLRPLGDYKNFTDFHFKTLKANVDLLKLIQLGLTFSDEKGNLPTCGTGKYCVWQFNFREFNPNEDVYAHDSIELLRRSGFDFKKNVDNGVDAYRFSELLMSSGIVLNDSVSWVAFHSGYDFGYLLKILTCQNLPETQEGFFKLIKMYFPTVYDIKHMMRFCNHLHGGLNKLAELLEVERVGICHQAGSDSLLTCCTFMKLKESFFHGTTEKYAGVLYGLGVDNGPNST